The following coding sequences lie in one Miscanthus floridulus cultivar M001 chromosome 9, ASM1932011v1, whole genome shotgun sequence genomic window:
- the LOC136480604 gene encoding uncharacterized protein codes for LQGRVVNSRACLRHATIGSQSHDATRRRRVVVAERPAAPVAARRRQRPNGQAVHPAAAAAPAALIVALVAGRAALAPARPHRRRGTRRDHHCRPRWRWRWRWRRRRRRRRRRWRRRWRRWRRRRRRWRWRIGVDDVDVPDHLAALAAELAGEPERFERPLDGDRLALVVEGDRLDPLMVLELAQNLADLVVALVAIKVNHND; via the exons CTCCAAGGTCGAGTGGTCAACTCGAGAGCATGCTTGCGGCATGCTACGATAGGATCACAATCACATGATGCTACACGCCGCCGACGGGTCGTCGTCGCAGAACGTCCGGCAGCCCCTGTAGCCGCACGGCGCCGGCAACGGCCGAACGGTCAGGCCGTACACCCtgccgcagcagcagcacctGCAGCTCTCATAGTAGCCCTGGTAGCAGGGCGCGCAGCACTGGCACCCGCACGGCCCCACCGGCGGCGCGGGACACGACGGGATCACCACTGTCGgccgcggtggcggtggcggtggcggtggcggcggcggcggcggcggagacggaggcggtggcggcggcggtggcggcggtggcggcggcggcggaggcggtggcggtggaggattGGTGTCGACGATGTGGACGTCCCTGACCACCTTGCCGCCCTTGCAGCGGAGCTTGCAGGCGAGCCGGAGCGGTTCGAACGGCCCCTCGATGGTGATCGTCTTGCTCTTGTCGTCGAAGGAGATCGTTTGGATCCTCTCATGGT ATTGGAGCTCGCACAGAATCTTGCGGATCTTGTTGTAGCACTTGTGGCAATCAAGGTCAACCACAACGATTAG
- the LOC136480605 gene encoding uncharacterized protein: MHARGTEQGYRSRAAFKLLQLDARFRFLPTARSVLDLCAAPGGWVLVAVNHAPVGAFVIRVDLVPIRPIRGAHSLTEDITTTKCRAAVRRCGAPLSLDLSCLEKVQLMHSGVGRELL, translated from the exons ATGCACGCTCGCGGAACG GAGCAAGGGTACCGGAGTCGCGCGGCCTTCAAGCTGCTCCAGCTCGACGCGCGGTTCCGCTTCCTCCCGACGGCGCGCTCGGTGCTCGACCTCTGCGCCGCGCCGGGAGGGTGGGTCCTGGTGGCCGTCAACCATGCCCCCGTGGGAGCCTTCGTCATCAGGGTCGACCTCGTCCCAATCCGCCCCATCCGCGGTGCCCACTCGCTCACCGAGGACATCACCACCACAAAGTGCCGCGCCGCGGTGCGAAGGTGTGGTGCCCCTCTCTCGCTCGATCTCTCCTGTCTTGAAAAGGTACAGCTAATGCACTCCGGTGTTGGTAGGGAACTTCTTTGA